The Synergistaceae bacterium nucleotide sequence GAAGTAGGAATCTTTGCGCCCTTCACATCATTATGGCCGCTCTATCAGGGTGCGAAAAAATGCGGTATCGTTCACGGTGCACAAAACGTCTATTACGAGCCTAAGGGAGCATTTACCGGCGAAATTTCTATTCCCATGCTCAAAGAATACGGCGTAACCCATATAATAATCGGTCATAGCGAAAGAAGACACATTTTCGGCGAGTCCGATGAGTTAATCGCGAAAAAAGTTAAAGCAGTTCTCGACGCAGGAATGACTCCGGTTTTGTGCTACGGTGAGACACTCGAAGAACGCGAGTCCGGCAATACCTTCACTGTGATGGAGCGTCAATTAAAGAGTGCAATGAAAGATTTATCCCCCGATGAAGTCAAGAAAATTATTTACGCTTATGAACCAGTCTGGGCAATCGGCACGGGAAAATCAGCAACCAGCGATCAGGCTCAGGAAGTATGCGAGTGGAGCCGCAAATTAATCGGTGATGACAGCGTTGTAATTCTCTATGGCGGCAGCGTCAAAGGGTCAAACGCTAAAGAGTTGCTCTCAATGAAGGACATCGACGGCGCTTTAGTCGGCGGTGCATCATTAAAGCCTGCTTCATTCCTTGAGATTTACGGAGCTTACAAAGGATAATTTTCACGCTCTCTGATTCGTATTATAATCAGGGGGCATTTTTTATCGCAAGAAATAAGGGAGGTTACTAACAAATGAAGTTAAGAAAAATTTTTTGCGCGGCAGTTCTTGTAATTGCAGTATTTACCACTTCTGCACTTGCTGCACCTCAGGACGCATTAAGCCTCAAGAGTAACGATTCTGTTTATGTTGCTATGGGATTGAGCGACGCAGGAAATTTCGCACGCTGGCTGTTATCGCAGGAAAATATTGACGCTTTTATGCCGTTGATTCTCGCTTCTGAGTCATCAAATGAGATAATCGGCTATCTTGAAGTCATACGCTCAATTACAGCACATATGCCGTTAGAATCCGTTGCTCTCGTTGCAGGAGTAAACAAGGGAGATATTGACGAGCCATTTATGCAGATGGCCTTCACTGTAGCACCGGAATTAAATTCTATCGTCAGCAAAATCAAAGACGGAAGCGCGCAGGACTCAGACTTTGCTAAATTATTTCTCGGTACAAACAGCCCTATGCTTACATTTGCCGAGACCATGATAAAGACTGAACGCGGCGAGGACGGAGTCTATACTATTGACAACGTGATTAAATTCAAGGCTGAGGGCGATTTATTAGTGCTTGCTTTGTCAGATAGTGATTTGAAATCGGCTTTGAACGCTCTTGATGTTGAGGGCGCGAGATTATTTCACAATGTCGGACGCAAATTTGACACTGAAGATTTTATTTTCACGCACTTAGATTTTGACACGATAAAGACATTTGACGATGATAAAGACTTGCAGAAAATTGCTTCAATGTTCAAAGCTCCGTTAAATGCAGAGTTAGGCTTCCAGAGAGTCCCCGACAGATTCACAGCTTCATTCACGTTTAATTTACGTGAGGCATTAATTAAAGCGGTCGCAGATAAACTTAATAACATGACATTGACTCCGGTTAAGGGCAGTTATATAAATCTCGACACAGCAGGCGGGAGTTCATCACCGATAATCGCACTCGGAGGAATATTCAACGCTGCAAGACTCTACGACAACGACGACGCGAAAAAAGCTATACAGAATCTCGCAAAACTTATTCAGAGCGTACTGGGTATCACTGAAGAAGAATTACTCAGCCTCATAAACGGCCCATTTTCTATTATAGTCAATGACAGCATAAATCTTGACAGCTTCAAGATTCCCGCGCTTTATATGTCATTCACCGGCCAAGAGGGAGCAGCCGCAAAGATATTCGAGAAATTATCAGCTTCTAAATTTTTCTCACGCATTCAAGAAAAGATCTTACAGCTTGACTCTTCAATCAGCCCCGTATCTTTCTTAGTTGTGAATAATGAAGGTTCTATAAATTTCAATTTCGCAGACTTAACGAGCCTCAACGACAAGCCCCAGCCTTCAGAAAAATTTGCAGAATTAATCAGCAAAACGGGAATCTCTGCATTATGGATCGATTTCGAAGGGATTCAAAAGTGGATAGCTGACAATAACGTAATTGCAATTCTTTCACCTATGGCGAAAATGTTCGGTTACGGGAAAATCGCC carries:
- a CDS encoding triose-phosphate isomerase, which encodes MSKKIYLYGNWKMNNNYAETEKFFEEFPAVYEPYKNDSNLEVGIFAPFTSLWPLYQGAKKCGIVHGAQNVYYEPKGAFTGEISIPMLKEYGVTHIIIGHSERRHIFGESDELIAKKVKAVLDAGMTPVLCYGETLEERESGNTFTVMERQLKSAMKDLSPDEVKKIIYAYEPVWAIGTGKSATSDQAQEVCEWSRKLIGDDSVVILYGGSVKGSNAKELLSMKDIDGALVGGASLKPASFLEIYGAYKG